The genomic region CCCGGCACCTTCCAGTACTTCGGCGCCTGGCTCGCCCTCTGCTTCGCCCTGCAGGGCTGGGCCGGCGCCCGGCTCACCGCCGTCCTCTCGGATCGCCCGCTGCACCGGGCCCTGGGCGGCGCCCTCTTCGCCCTCGCGCCGCCGCTCGCGGCCCGCGCGGTGCTCTTCCGGCACCCCAGCCTCTGCGCCACCTGGCTCCTGGTGGGGCTCCTCGCGCTCGCCCTCGCGCCGGCCGCCGCCGCGCCGGGTCCGGCGCGGCGGGCCCTCGGCGCGCTCGGGCTCGTGCTCCTCGCCGCCGCGATCCACCCGACGCTCTGCGCCCTGGCGCTCGGCCTCGCGCTGGCGCTGCTCGCCCGGAGCGCGCTCGAGGGCGCCCTCTCCTGGACCCGCGCCGCCGCCTGGAGCGCGGCCGTCGCCGCGCTCGCCGCGGCGCTCCTGGCGCTCCTCGGGTACGCCGGCGGCACCCCCTCCGGCGCCGCCGGGTTCGGCGAGTTCTCGGCCGACCTGCTCTGGCCCCTGAACGGCTTCGGCGCCTCCCGCCTGCTCCCGGCCCTGCCCGCCGGGCCGGGTCAGTACGAGGGGATGGGCGCCCCCGGCCTCGGCGCGCTCGCGGCGGGCGCGGCCGGGCTCGCGCTCCTCGCCGCCCAGCGCCGGCTCCGGCCCGCCCCCGGGCGGCTGCGGGCGCTCTCGCCGCTGCTCGGGGTCAGCCTCGCCTGCGCCGCCTTCGCGCTCGCCACCCCGATCACGCTCGCCGGCCGGCCGCTCCTCTCCCTCGACGCGATCTACGCGCGGCTCGGGCCGCTCACCGGCGCCTTCCGCGCCTCGGGCCGGTTCGTCTGGCCGCTGTCGCTCCTCCTCACCGCCGGCGCCCTCGCGGCGCTGCTCGCCGCGCTCCGGGATCGGCCCCGCCTCGCCACCGCCGCGCTCGCGGGCGCGGTGGCGCTCCAGGCGGCGGACCTCTCGGCCCTCCCCGCCCGCGACCTCTTCCCGGCGCGGGCCTGGCGGCTCGCGTCGCCGGCGTGGGAGGCGGCGCGCGGCGTCCGCCACGTGGCGATGCTGCCGCCGGAGATCAAGAACGGCGGGCCGTCCTGCAACGGCGACTACGCCTGGGACGACTACGTGCCGCTCTCCGAGCTCGCCTACCGGCTCGGCGCCACCTTCAACAGCGGCTGGACGGCGCGGCTCGACGCCGGGGCCTCGGAGGCGGCCTGCCGCGCGCTCCTGGCCGAGGCGCTCGCCGGCGCGCTCCGCCCCGACACCCTCTACGTGCTCCACCCGCGCATGCGCCGCCACCTGCCGCCCGGCAGCGCCCGGTGCGGCGAGGTGGAGGGCCACACGGTCTGCGTGGCGCCGGGGACCGCCGGCCCCCTGGCGACGCTCGCGGCGGCCTGGACGCCCTTCCCGGATCCGTCGCGCCTGGACGGGAGGTAGTGCGGCTCAACA from Anaeromyxobacter paludicola harbors:
- a CDS encoding DUF6311 domain-containing protein; the protein is MPPRWGRRAPELAAAAAGLALFLCLGGGAVIRPGNVAWMGAGDWASHLLGWLHFRNAAWALPLGRIDGELYPVGTTVGFTDSIPLLAIPLKLASPLLPGTFQYFGAWLALCFALQGWAGARLTAVLSDRPLHRALGGALFALAPPLAARAVLFRHPSLCATWLLVGLLALALAPAAAAPGPARRALGALGLVLLAAAIHPTLCALALGLALALLARSALEGALSWTRAAAWSAAVAALAAALLALLGYAGGTPSGAAGFGEFSADLLWPLNGFGASRLLPALPAGPGQYEGMGAPGLGALAAGAAGLALLAAQRRLRPAPGRLRALSPLLGVSLACAAFALATPITLAGRPLLSLDAIYARLGPLTGAFRASGRFVWPLSLLLTAGALAALLAALRDRPRLATAALAGAVALQAADLSALPARDLFPARAWRLASPAWEAARGVRHVAMLPPEIKNGGPSCNGDYAWDDYVPLSELAYRLGATFNSGWTARLDAGASEAACRALLAEALAGALRPDTLYVLHPRMRRHLPPGSARCGEVEGHTVCVAPGTAGPLATLAAAWTPFPDPSRLDGR